A genome region from Arachis duranensis cultivar V14167 chromosome 6, aradu.V14167.gnm2.J7QH, whole genome shotgun sequence includes the following:
- the LOC127748414 gene encoding protein FAR1-RELATED SEQUENCE 5-like yields the protein MSPYGGEKKERKRGIGQDNWFVIKQEKDIGSTLKGTIIKGSIGQLLVSIARLGFVSFVTIGRGGYDKVGFTSKDLHNHISKTRRGQVKDDDAFAALAYLLSKADSDLLFLRKFTFKDGKLDNLVWADRAIVVDYECFGDVLDFDTTYKKNVYNNPLVIFSGTNYHGQTTIFGCVLLSDERSKTFKWALEEFLEIMLDKLSGGVMTNRDLP from the exons ATGTCGCCATACGGgggcgaaaaaaaagaaagaaagagagggaTAGGGCAAGATAATTGGTTTGTAATAAAGCAGGAGAAAGACATTGGAAGCACCTTAAAAGGGACAATCATCAAGGGGAGCATAGGGCAATTACTCGTGTCAATTGCAAGGCTAGGATTCGTTTCATTCGTCACTATAGGACGG GGTGGATATGATAAAGTTGGTTTTACTAGCAAAGACCTACATAACCACATTAGTAAGACTAGGCGTGGCCAAGTGAAAGACGATGATGCTTTTGCTGCATTGGCTTATTTATTGTCCAAAGCAGACAGTGACCTATTATTTCTAAGAAAGTTCACCTTTAAAGATGGTAAGTTAGATAATTTGGTGTGGGCTGATAGAGCAATTGTTGTTGATTACGAATGTTTTGGCGATGTACTGGATTTTGACACCACTTACAAGAAAAATGTCTACAACAATCCCTTGGTCATATTTTCAGGGACCAACTACCATGGTCAAACAACAATCTTTGGATGCGTCTTGCTTTCGGATGAAAGGTCAAAAACTTTCAAGTGGGCACTGGAAGAATTTTTGGAAATCATGTTAGACAAACTATCCGGAGGCGTTATGACAAACAGGGACCTGCCATGA